A window of Balaenoptera ricei isolate mBalRic1 chromosome 12, mBalRic1.hap2, whole genome shotgun sequence genomic DNA:
GTCAGAAGCCAGGGAAGGAAAATGGCTGGAGAGCCCCGCAGCCAATCAGAAAGCCCACCAGGACGAGCTGGACTTGGTTCCGCAGTCTCAGGTCGTTCCCGGCGGGCAGCGGTATGGTATTCGCTGGATGTGTGGACACCCTCGGCCTCTTGATAAGGGTGATGAAACTTGGGGTGGGAAATACTGTCCCTAGCCCTTCTAAGCACACCAGTGAACCTACGCCAAAGTTATCGCTCTGGTGCGGTGTCCGGGCCCCTTCTGGGCACAGACTGTCCCCAAACTCGGCCACTTGTGGTCTTCCCCGGGGCGGGGTGGGTAGGGGCGCTCAGCCAGGACCCTGCCCTTCCTGAGAAGCCCGGGCTGGTCGAGCAGAGGGAAAGGGAGCCTCACTTCTGTTAAACCCGTTAGAAGCTGAGCGGGCAGAGCCGTCATTTACCCTCTCGCGTCCCTGCGGTCTAGGTGGGGAGGGAGCCCGGGTGGTATCAGGTCGTGCGTGCAAGCCTGCCTGGGTGACAAAACCGCGAAGCTAGTCTCACACCGCCAGCCTGGTCGGAGTGCGTCTTTTAAGGGTGTCTCTGTGTctccacagggctcggcgaagcgTGGGGCCACTCGAGCAGGACCAGTCCCCTGGACAACGTAGGCCGCGAACTGGGCTCCCACTTGCTCCAGGTACTGACTTGGGCCTCCCGGCGGCGCACGTGCTTCGAGGGCCCGGGTGCCGGTCCCCGAGCCAGGATTCTTGTTTTTCGGAAAATGGGATCCCGTCCGGAGGTGGCCGTTTCACAGCCCCTACGACTCCTTGTAGAGTTAAAATGTTTAGCTCTTAACCTCGCTGGGTGTGGAAGGCGCCTCTCGAGGTGACGATCGGCGCGTTGGGTTTGGAAGGGAGCCCGGTAAGGCCCGAATCAGGACGGCTGAACGGAGGGAGGGGGCGCCATCTGACGCCATTCAGCGGAGGGAACCGGAGGCCAAGCTGCCGAGGCCGGGCTGCAAAACCGTCCCAAATGAAGAATTTAACCAGGAAATAACGGGAATCTGGTAGAAATGCCCGTCAGGGCTTTAAGTCCACACGTCCCGGATCCAGCTGCGTACGCAACTCGTTTCACCTCCTCCCTGTAGCCCCCGGGATCCCTCCTGTCTCTCCACCCGCCCTCACCCCAGGCCTGCCCTGGCCGTGTGCGGACCCTCGCGCGTACACACATACACCTCCCTGAGTAATGAGTTTATCCAGTGTGGAGGCGCCCATTACCGCGCTGTTTGCAGTGTACACCGTTTTAAATTGCCCGTTGCCCGCGTAAGTCGCctagcaaatatttaaaatagtaaaactcCCGGGGGCATTTTTAGGCTTGACACTTTTATCCCACCCTGCACCCCCTTATTCTTATTATTCAAGTCCACCACGGGCTCCTCCCGTGGGAGCCTCCAACCCGAGCAGCATCGGATTGGGGGCTCTGTGCCGGTTCGCCCTCCTGGACCAGACATGAGCAGCATCTCATGGCAGGAGTGCCGTGGCCTTTCCTGTCCCATCACTACCCTGTGCCTCCTTCATTCCCAGAGGCCAAAAGAGATTTCAGTTTCGTAGAGCAAAGAGAGGCCCTGTGTGAGCATTTCCTCCCAGGCCTGGCCTCCACGCCTCCGAATTTAACTAAAAAGATTCTGTCTCTCCCCTTTCTCAGGAGAGAGAAAGTTGTCTTTCATCAGTTATCTCTCAACAACTGACCCCCCACCCAAAGCTCTCCATATTCCCAGCTAACTTTCCTCATCAACATAAACAAGAGAGCAAAACCCAAACAGTCCCTCACCCCTTCTAGTTCTTGCCCAGTCTTTTTCCTagtgttcatcccaaactccttgTAGGACTTAATGATCCTCCCAATTTCCATTGCTTACTCTGCCCCCCCCACTCCCACACCGCTTGCACTCTGGCATCTCTCACAGCTGGTGTGCTCTGCACAGGCTTCACTATATTTTGATATCCAGCATAAGATGCTCAACTCTTATCACACCTGACCttgttcattccacaaacataGGAGGCCCAACTGTATGCCAGACAGAaagccctgtcctcatggagcggACATTCTAAGGAGAGCAGCCTTGCAAACCCACACAGGTGCACAGCATGGTATGACAGGTGGTGTAGGTGCcatgtagagaaagaagaaggtgaAGGAGGCGAGCTGTGTTTGAGTGGTGCCATTTTAAATGGGGACGGTTGCAGAGGGCCTCACTGGGAAGGTGACATTTGGGCAAAGACTGGATGGAGGTGACACTGCTTACTTGACATTCTGCCTCTCCCTGGGTCTCTAAAGTAGCACAGTTTCCTGGAttcttctccctctctgcctgctCTTCTAGGTTTTCCCACTACTGACTGGTTGTAAATGCTGGCATTCCCCCCAAGGTTCCAGCTCTGTTTCTCCTCTCACAGCTTCAGGGCTTCCTGGGGTATCTCAACCAACACCACCACTTCAACTCCTTTCCTCACATTTGCATGACCCCACTGGTTTCTTGTCTAGACACTCCTCCTGAGAGCCAGACCTTTATTTCCTACTGCCGACTGGACACATCCAAATGGAAATCTGCATATACCTGAAGTTTAGCATACCTAAGACAAGAATTCATTATCTCCTTCTTCCAGAATTCCACTCATACAAAAACCCACCAGGCCTCCCTAAATTTTCAATGATCTTGAAGTCAGTCTCAGCTTCTCTTTCTGCCACCACAAATTCCACAATAGCCAGAACCACCTTTGACTTAGACTCTTCCCCCACCTCATCTTCCTTGTGACCACCCAATTTCAGCTTTGACCGTCTCTGATCTCATTTCCACTCTGTCCTCCTATAGATCACTGTTCACATTctgccaggagaaaaaaaaaaacaaaaataaagaaaacacatctAAGCATTCTACTTCCCTGCTTAGAAACCTCTGTTGGAATCTGATGCCTGCAGGAGCATCTCCCAATTCCACAGACTGACATCTCAAACTCTGCAAAAATCCAGCACCAGTGTAGTTCCTCAGCCTCATCTCTGGTACACCAAACTCATCAAACCTGAATACACCAGATCCAACCTCCACCCACAGTCCCTGCTTTCCCTACGCCATTCCTTCTGCCTAGGGTGCCCTTCTTCCCTTCTCATGTTCAAGCTTCCTTTTCAAGGCTCTGCTCAAACAGCTCTCCTAAAGCCACTCTGGTTCTCccccaggcctctggccactcagTCTCCAGGCCCTCACAGCACTGTCTATTCAGCTGTATGTTCATTATATCTGTCTTTAGGCCAGTTGTCCCTTTTGGACTTCCAGATCCTTGAGAGCAGGATCTGACTCATCCTTATGCTTCACTGCCTGGACTGAAGCCTCATTCACAGAGATAAAGGAACAGTGAAAATCGAAGACTTTTCTTCATGGAGAGCCTGCCAGTTTGATGCATCaatgtaaacacacacatacacactgtagCACCACTCTATGGGCTTGCTGCCAGGAAAGCCTCCCATCTCCTAAATCCCCCTCTCCTGGATTCTTTCCAGAGCCACTGGCCAGCTGCCTTCTATCTACAAACTTTTCAAACTGCCAGCCCTTCCACATCTCCCAGTGCCTACTATTTCCCAAACCCTGCTAGCACTCTTTCCATTATAGAATGTCGCACTATGAAACTCTCCCAGACTGACACAGGAAACTTCTGGTTTGCTCGGTGACCATCACCCCTAGAACCTAACCCACCTCTTATCACAGGCTGTGATGTTTTTCCCCCCAGAATGTTTGTGTATGTTCCAGATATGTCTGCTTTGTCCATTTTGGTGAATCCTCAGTCTTGGAGGGCAGTAGCCTTGTCCAACACTTCCTAGAGTCTCTCCTAGGGTGTCGCATGTCCCATGCTTACAAATTTGGAATGAACAAAAGAGAGACTCTTGTGGCTGGTTTTCTTTGCCCTATTTCCTGCCAGGCCCTGTCTACTCCATCACTCTGCACTTCTGGCAGAACATCTCTAACTTCTgtacccccacccccaatttctCTCGATGGCCCAGAGGGCTCTCCATTCAATGGTTTCTGTCTCCCCAGACCTTGGATGGCTTCATCTTTGTGGTGGCCCCAGATGGGAAGATCATGTACATCTCGGAGACAGCCTCAGTCCACCTGGGTCTTTCTCAGGTAGGTGAGTGGTCCACACCTCCAGCCTTCAGTGTTTACAGCcagggctggaggctggaggtagGGTCGGGGTGGGGCTTTCCCAAAGCTTTTATACGTGTTTCTGGGACTGGAAACATCTCAGCTGGCAGGAGGTCTGGATCTCCCTCTTCCTCTACTTATCCTTTAGCATCCGCCCCAAGCCCAAACAATGGCTACCTTTTTGAGCTGCTACCATAAGCCAAAGACCATGGGAGGTGGTTACATACTCATGTCGTGATGTCTTCACCAGAACATTGCCAGGAagctactactattactacttcaattactattattattctttcctctcatagataaggaaactgaggcttagatggGTTGCAATAAGTAGCAGGCAGCAGAACTGGAATTAGAACTCAGGACCGACTCTAGAGCTGTGGCTCCTGTCCTCATAGCCCTGCGGACCCCCGGCTCAATCTTCCAGCCCCTCCGTGGGGCATCCCACCTCCTCGGAGACGGTGATACCCCCCTCTTTACAGGTAGAGCTGACCGGGAACAGCATTTACGAATACATCCACCCTGCGGACCACGACGAGATGACGGCGGTGCTCACGGCTCACCAGCCGtaccactctcacttcgtccagggTAAGGCGGACGCGCGCCGGCGGCACTCCGGCCCATCGCAGTCCCTGGTAGCTCTTCCTCCGTTAGCCGTGGCAGGGACATGGCGCCGCGCCGCCGGCCTCACGCCCTGCGcctccctccactcctctctCCAGAGTACGAGATCGAGCGCTCCTTCTTCCTGAGGATGAAGTGCGTCTTGGCCAAGAGGAACGCGGGCCTCACCTGCGGCGGCTACAAGGTGCGTGGCTGAGAGGGGAGATCCACGCCCCGTGACGGCCGCGGCCACCGAGCCTGGTGCAGGTGAACGGGGCAGGACCACAGGCGCATGCGGCGGCCTGGGAGGGAGGTTCCGGCCGCCGGGACCACAGTGCCCCGCACGTGTCACAGCGCCGGGCGCACCGCCAGGGCCATTAAACTTCGCGAACACCTGGGGACTACGTTTTAAGATTGCGTACGTCTCACTGGGTCCGGGTACTGCCTGGCCGCTGGGGGTCTTAACCTGGGGCACGCAGTGGGCCTTAGGGATGTGTAAAGCGTCTGAAACGGTCGGTAACTCCGGTAGATTCTTAGAGTTTACTCACAGCGTCAGATgttgccccctcccctgccagagGTTAAGAACCAGCGCTTTACCTGGCATCCAAGTTTTTCTTGTTTAACAGCACGAAACATGATCAGAATGCAGGTTCCAGGGCCCCACTTCGCGATCCGGATGCATTAGGGTTGGCCGGGCTCAGGCCTCTGCATTTTCCTCAGCTCCCAAGTGAGCTCACTGGGGCAGTACAGTCGTACAACTTGAGACACGTTGGAGCCCCAATAACTTTGGACACTTCAATGCGCGGGCCTGGCCCACAGGCGTTTGTGGCCGAGGAGAGTCTCCAAATGTTTCAGTCCCTTCGCCCCCTTTTTGGATGTTTCCTGGCTGTGGCTGAGTCTCCCGCCCTCACCGTCCGCCTCAGGTCATTCACTGCAGCGGATACCTGAAGATCCGCCAGTACAGCCTGGACATGTCCCCCTTCGACGGCTGCTACCAGAACGTGGGCCTGGTGGCCGTGGGCCACTCGCTGCCTCCCAGCGCCGTCACGGAGATCAAGCTGCACAGCAACATGTTCATGTTCCGCGCCAGCCTGGACATGAAGCTCATCTTCCTGGACTCCAGGTGGGCGGTCAGGGCGGGAAGGGGTCACCCCTAGCGGGAGGGCGGCCCCCGCTCAGTCACTGAGAGCTCCTCGTCTACCTTAtgagcccattttgcagatgaggcgaACTGATGGGGCCCTGCGAAGTGAGGGTGGGCACCCAGCGCTGAGGTGGCTGTCGAGGGTGGGGGCGGCCCAGCAGCCCGCGCTCATCCCGCTGGGGTTGCTCTCCTTAGAGTGGCGGAGCTGACGGGGTACGAGCCTCAGGACCTGATTGAGAAGACCCTGTACCACCACGTGCACGGCTGCGACACCTTCCACCTGCGCTGCGCCCACCACCTGCGTAAGGCGCCACGCTGCCCCGCCCGGGGCGGAGgacggtggggggagggggggggtggtAGGAGAGGCCCTGCGGGCGCCTGTCCCAGCACCGGCCCCACCTCATTTCCCTCCTCATCCGCGGGCCCTCACACAGGCCGAGGGAGAGCCTCTGAGTTTCTGGGTGAAGTTCTCCCAGGATGGGTCTTGTTCTCCTATTGATagccgctcccctcccccaccaagatGGAAACGGAAACCGAGGCTCGGCCACTTGGCTCACGCGCGTTGACTTGCTTCAGCTTTGGATACAGCTTTGCTTTGAGTTTAATCTCCGAGAAAGGGAACGTGAGCATCGGAGTCGAGCGGCCCAGACCCTCCCTTCCGTAGGTAGAACATCGAGTGCCGGGAATCCTCCAACTTTAAGTGTTGCCCTCTTTGCTAACCGCGAGGGACCGGAGCACTCGCTGCAAATGAACAGGACAGTCGGTTCATTTGGGAACGTTCTGGTTGTCTCTCCCTTCTGCCCTGGGAGCAGTTATTAGGGCTCACGGGGGACCCGCCCTCCCACCGCCAGGGATTACATTTGGACCGGTTCAGGAGCGGGTCCGTTCCCCATCAGCTGCCTTGTGTCTCTCCATCAGTGCTGGTAAAGGGGCAGGTGACCACCAAATACTACCGGTTCCTGGCGAAGCACGGCGGCTGGGTGTGGGTGCAGAGCTATGCGACCATCGTGCACAACAGCCGCTCGTCCAGGCCGCACTGTATCGTCAGCGTCAACTATGTCCTCACGTGAGTGCAAGTCTGGGACCCCTTTGCCCACTGCAGGCGACCCTGGTTTCCACGAGGGTGCAGGTGGTGGGCACGGCCGGGTTAGGCGAGACTGGGGTCCGCGGGGGACGCCGGTGTTGACCCTGAGCGCTGGCTGAGGGGCAGCTCCAGCACTTTCGCCGTTATGAAGAGACTCTCTTACGTTCTAGAGAAAGATTTAGGACTTTTCCCATCCACAGTCCATATTTGCTTTCTACTCTCTCTCTTTTAACCTTTTAATCTAACTCTgcattaaataaaacaatgcggcaggaaagagagagagagaggagggtccCACGTACGGAGCCGTTTATAGTTAATAAACAGGACATCTGTTTCACTTTTTCAAAGCTGGGtttgaagttcttaattttaaccaGAGTCTCCAATCAAAGTTAAGAGTTCTGAGAGAGTGATTCCCTCCCTGAACCACAAAGGGGGTTTAAGTGACCAGGAGGGTCTAACTTTAACCTCCAGAAAGCAAAGGGACCCGACCTGAGCTAAGACTGCAAGTCTTGGCGGGCGCCCAGGCCCGGCTTGTCGTGCAGTATCCTCGCTGCGTGAGGAGCCGGCCTCGCGGGGCCACCTGTGGGCGCGGCTGGCTGGGCGGCCTCGGTGGCTGCATTGGAGCCTTACTCTTTCCAGAAACAATAATCATTTCTGGTTAGCGGTGTGGCCCTGCAGGCTGATCACGTGTCCTGGTGTGCCCCTCTTGAAGAAAGCACGTTCTGCATAATGTTTGTGAAAATAGAATTGCTTGGGGTTGAAGCCTTTAGGAAGAACCCTTTTGTGTGcagagttaccttttttttttttttttccttttttctttttggtagagGTTGAAATTCTTGTGATTTTAGGTTACCTCAGCAGTTATTTACTTTGGAAGCGCTGACACACCAGGGCACTTAGTAGAAATGCTATTTTGACATTAGGAAGTTGGTTAAAGGGTGTTATTTGGAATCAGACTGTACTATTGGCCATGAGGAGTAGATTCATTTCACGTTCttttaaattaacaaattaaaaatgtagTAGTTGGAAATATTATGCTTGGCAATAAGATTATTTACTC
This region includes:
- the SIM1 gene encoding single-minded homolog 1 isoform X3; translation: MKEKSKNAARTRREKENSEFYELAKLLPLPSAITSQLDKASIIRLTTSYLKMRVVFPEGLGEAWGHSSRTSPLDNVGRELGSHLLQTLDGFIFVVAPDGKIMYISETASVHLGLSQVELTGNSIYEYIHPADHDEMTAVLTAHQPYHSHFVQEYEIERSFFLRMKCVLAKRNAGLTCGGYKVIHCSGYLKIRQYSLDMSPFDGCYQNVGLVAVGHSLPPSAVTEIKLHSNMFMFRASLDMKLIFLDSRVAELTGYEPQDLIEKTLYHHVHGCDTFHLRCAHHLLLVKGQVTTKYYRFLAKHGGWVWVQSYATIVHNSRSSRPHCIVSVNYVLTDTEYKGLQLSLDQISASKPAFSYAGSSTPAMTDSRKGAKSRLSSSKSKSRTSPYPQYSGFPAERSESDHDSQWGGSPLTDAASPQLLDPADRPGSQHDASCAYRQFSERGSLCYGFALDPSRLVEERHFHTQACEGGRCEAGRARSLG